TCAACGATTGCGGTTCATTCTCAGCAGCAGCACTGGCCCTCTTCATCTCCCAGCCGGCGCTGACGAGAAGAGTGGCACTGCTCGAACGAGAACTCCAAGCCAAACTCTTCACCCGGACGGCTCGAGGCGTGTTCCTGACAGAGGCCGGAAAAGCCGTGATCGAGCCGGCAGAACGAGCGCTGCGCGACGCACAGGATGTTCTCCGGGCGCTCCACCCCGTGCCAGACAGGCCGCCTGCCCTCCTGCGACTGAGCGCCGCCACCAACTCCGGAATGGAACGGATCGGCCGGCTCATCGCCCGCTTCCACGATGACCGACCCCTCGTCGATGTCGAATTCGCCTCGGCCGAATCCACCGCAGCGGCAGTGTCTGCGCTCGAAGAAGGCAAGTGCGATCTCGCGGTCGTCGACCAACCTGTCAGGTCGCAGACCCTCACCGTGACGAATCTGTTCCAAGACGACTACCTCGGAGTCTATGCACCCCGTGGGGGCGAGAAGGCGGGTGGAATCCAGATGGCGACGAGGACCATCGTCGAAGGCCGAGCCCTCGTGCACCTCCCGGAATCGCTTCATCCGCACCAACCCGGAAAGCAATTGTTCGACATGGTCGGCGTCGAACCGGCATCCACCATAAAGACGCATCATCCCGAGCTGTTGGTGTCGATCGCGCTGGCCGGTAGAGCAGTGGCGGTTGTGCCGCGGAATGTCGCTCTGGCCGCCCAGGCGGCCGGAGCCTGCGTGATCGAGCCCCCCAAGCCGATCACGCGCACGATCGGACTGGCGAGTGACCGCAGCGAGAACTCGATCGCCACGTCTCTCTTTCTCCGGCTGGCGGTCGCGGAATTCCCCCACAGTGCTCCACAACATCTCAGAATCAGGAATCAATCATGAGCGTGTCCACTCTGCTTGTCACCGGGGCCAACGGGTCGACCGGGTTCGCCGCCGTTCAAGCTCTGAGCGGTGGTGGACACACCATCCGTGCGCTCGTACACCGCGACGATGAACGCGCAGACAGGCTCAGAGAACTCGGTGCGCAGATCGTCGAAGGGGATCTGCTCGACATCGACAGCGTGCACGCTGCCCTCGACGGAGTCAGCGCTGCATACTTCGTCTACCCTGTTCAGCCGGGCCTCATCGACGCCACAGCCTACTTCGCCCAAGCTGCGACCGAGACAGGGGTGCAGGCCATCGTGAACCTCTCGCAAAGAACGGCCCGCCGGGATTCGGGCAGCCACGCAGCCCGCGACCACTGGATCGCCGAGCGGGTCTTCGACTGGTCGGGTGTGCCCGTCACGCATCTGCGGCCGACACTGTTCGCGGAATGGCTCCTCTACGACTTCGCGCGACAGGGAGTCATCGATCACGATGTGCTGGCACTCCCGTTCGGCGATGGACAGTTCGCGCCGCTCGCCGCCGCCGACCAGGGCAGGGTGATCGCCGCGATCCTCAGCGACCCGTCACCTCACGCAGGAAAGACCTACTTCCTGAACGGCCTCACCGTGATGAATGGCGAGCAGATAGCCGCTGCCCTCGGTGAGGGGATCGGGAGGCCCATCCGCT
Above is a genomic segment from Subtercola boreus containing:
- a CDS encoding LysR family transcriptional regulator codes for the protein NDCGSFSAAALALFISQPALTRRVALLERELQAKLFTRTARGVFLTEAGKAVIEPAERALRDAQDVLRALHPVPDRPPALLRLSAATNSGMERIGRLIARFHDDRPLVDVEFASAESTAAAVSALEEGKCDLAVVDQPVRSQTLTVTNLFQDDYLGVYAPRGGEKAGGIQMATRTIVEGRALVHLPESLHPHQPGKQLFDMVGVEPASTIKTHHPELLVSIALAGRAVAVVPRNVALAAQAAGACVIEPPKPITRTIGLASDRSENSIATSLFLRLAVAEFPHSAPQHLRIRNQS
- a CDS encoding NmrA family NAD(P)-binding protein; protein product: MSVSTLLVTGANGSTGFAAVQALSGGGHTIRALVHRDDERADRLRELGAQIVEGDLLDIDSVHAALDGVSAAYFVYPVQPGLIDATAYFAQAATETGVQAIVNLSQRTARRDSGSHAARDHWIAERVFDWSGVPVTHLRPTLFAEWLLYDFARQGVIDHDVLALPFGDGQFAPLAAADQGRVIAAILSDPSPHAGKTYFLNGLTVMNGEQIAAALGEGIGRPIRYVPVPIRDFQAAVTAIPRLSTFFAQHIGAVVDDLTSGKLAGNSNTVEDITGTAPMSVQEFARSHRDGFAQANGPL